Proteins co-encoded in one Mycobacterium mantenii genomic window:
- a CDS encoding AMP-binding protein: protein MAEVDFTLLDVPRSAPVEDAETYLRAVIAWHFGDDTGSPFWLRTARGLDFNPLTDVNTFADLRLFPNLVNELRSVPVEDLIPRGYASPGSPPLPLIFESGGTTGAPKRTVQMPDWVAQVIDWQTEDFAAGGFAQDRGFLCLMPSGPHGVGYFSRLVSQRLGAVFHAIDIDPRWVKKIAARAAAAEVAAYVDHVVEQAVHVLQTQNVANLHTTPPLLEAIARNDRVVDLVNDKIRYLLLSGAHVDADTFDLLRGIFPATTITMAFGSTMVLSQAVTRTVDGDAFVFDPRTPYVVFWVVDPDTGERVPYGQPGQVVMNHLSKGMFIPNNLERDLAIRMPGPAGELSDSVSEVRPVTTFEGEPVIEGVY from the coding sequence ATGGCCGAAGTCGATTTCACGTTGTTGGACGTTCCGCGATCGGCACCGGTCGAGGATGCCGAGACCTACTTGCGCGCGGTGATCGCCTGGCACTTCGGCGACGACACCGGCTCGCCGTTCTGGCTGCGGACCGCCCGCGGGTTGGACTTCAACCCGTTGACCGACGTCAACACCTTTGCCGATCTGCGGTTGTTTCCCAACCTGGTCAACGAATTGCGCAGTGTTCCAGTGGAGGACCTCATTCCGCGGGGTTACGCCTCGCCGGGATCGCCGCCGCTGCCCCTGATCTTCGAGTCCGGCGGCACCACCGGCGCCCCGAAACGCACTGTGCAGATGCCGGATTGGGTCGCGCAGGTCATCGACTGGCAAACTGAGGACTTCGCCGCCGGCGGCTTTGCCCAAGACCGAGGCTTCCTGTGCCTGATGCCCAGCGGGCCGCACGGCGTCGGCTACTTCTCCCGGCTGGTGTCACAGCGGCTGGGCGCGGTTTTTCACGCGATCGACATCGATCCCCGCTGGGTCAAAAAGATCGCCGCCCGCGCGGCGGCCGCCGAAGTGGCGGCCTACGTCGACCACGTCGTCGAGCAGGCCGTCCACGTGCTGCAGACGCAGAATGTCGCGAACCTGCACACCACCCCGCCGCTGCTGGAGGCGATCGCCCGCAACGACCGAGTGGTCGACCTGGTCAACGACAAGATCCGCTATTTACTGCTCAGCGGCGCGCACGTGGACGCCGACACCTTTGACCTGCTGCGCGGCATCTTTCCGGCGACGACGATCACCATGGCGTTCGGCAGCACCATGGTGTTGTCGCAGGCGGTCACCCGAACCGTCGACGGCGACGCATTCGTCTTCGACCCGCGCACCCCGTACGTGGTGTTCTGGGTGGTCGATCCCGACACGGGCGAACGGGTGCCGTACGGGCAGCCGGGTCAAGTGGTGATGAACCACCTCAGCAAGGGGATGTTCATACCGAACAACCTGGAGCGCGACCTGGCGATCAGGATGCCCGGACCGGCGGGCGAACTCAGCGATTCGGTCAGCGAGGTGCGGCCGGTGACCACTTTTGAGGGCGAGCCCGTCATCGAGGGCGTGTACTGA
- a CDS encoding SDR family oxidoreductase has translation MQMTGNTVLVTGGGSGIGRGLAESFHRLGNQVIIAARRSDHLRAVAEANPGVQTYSLDQGDPADIRRFATKLTDQYPNLNVLVNNAGIQRVEDLTGGNVGLAEQSIAINLLGPIRLTSALLPALLRKPHATILNVTSGLAFMPSALTPTYCAAKAALHSYTESLRFQLRDTSVQVIEIIPPHVRTALQGERGFDPRAMPLEDYITETMTLLQTQPQAKEIVVERVKMFRFAERDGTYDDIYPRFNEAITAMLGS, from the coding sequence ATGCAGATGACGGGCAATACCGTTCTGGTGACCGGTGGTGGCAGCGGCATCGGCCGCGGCCTGGCCGAATCGTTTCACCGGCTGGGCAATCAGGTGATCATCGCAGCCCGGCGCAGCGACCACCTTCGGGCCGTGGCCGAGGCCAACCCGGGCGTGCAAACTTATTCGCTTGATCAGGGTGACCCCGCCGACATCCGGCGGTTCGCCACCAAGCTGACCGACCAGTACCCAAACCTCAATGTGCTGGTCAACAACGCCGGCATTCAGCGGGTCGAGGACCTCACCGGCGGCAACGTCGGGTTGGCCGAACAGAGCATCGCCATCAATCTGCTGGGTCCCATCCGGCTGACCTCGGCCCTGTTGCCGGCGCTGTTGCGCAAGCCGCACGCCACGATCCTCAACGTGACATCCGGACTGGCCTTCATGCCCAGCGCGCTCACCCCGACCTACTGCGCCGCCAAGGCGGCGCTGCACTCCTACACCGAATCGCTGCGGTTCCAGCTGCGCGACACCTCGGTGCAGGTGATCGAGATCATTCCGCCGCACGTGCGGACCGCGCTGCAGGGGGAGCGGGGATTCGACCCGCGGGCGATGCCGCTGGAGGATTACATCACCGAGACGATGACGCTCCTGCAGACGCAGCCGCAGGCCAAGGAGATCGTGGTGGAGCGCGTCAAGATGTTCCGCTTCGCCGAGCGCGACGGCACCTACGACGACATCTATCCCCGTTTCAACGAGGCGATCACCGCCATGCTCGGCAGTTAG
- a CDS encoding oxygenase MpaB family protein: protein MTAQNDAVTAGSRFDTGVREAMPMPIDDEIADASPRLGPDSLIWKFYGDNRTQLFGFQRTAGVENCIEQLAQGVLDHSVIFSDTLGRAKRTAPPLMNTVYSDQPHEWGRKVRDFHKTIKGTVSDGSRYHALNPELFYWAHASFVDQVIYNTDTFIRRLSRAEKEQIFNEGKLWYSLYGVSDRGQPQTYDDFLAYWDEMLDRFVPHKTVLYGTGYIRKGIPGPRRIPKPVWKVLSAPLNAYTRLVVVGTLPPQMREVCQLPWDAKKEKRFQRIASAIRALNPLFNRLPIRVLYTSWAADAWSRAGVDPRPLHNRPAG from the coding sequence ATGACCGCCCAGAACGACGCGGTGACCGCGGGGTCGCGGTTCGACACCGGCGTCCGCGAAGCGATGCCCATGCCCATCGACGACGAGATCGCCGACGCGTCCCCGCGGCTGGGACCGGACTCGTTGATCTGGAAGTTCTACGGAGACAACCGGACTCAGCTCTTCGGGTTCCAGCGCACCGCCGGGGTGGAGAACTGCATCGAGCAACTCGCGCAAGGCGTGCTGGACCACTCCGTCATCTTCAGCGACACGCTGGGCCGGGCCAAGCGGACCGCGCCGCCCCTGATGAACACCGTCTACTCCGACCAACCCCATGAATGGGGCCGCAAGGTGCGGGACTTCCACAAGACGATCAAGGGCACCGTCAGCGATGGGTCGAGATATCACGCGCTGAATCCGGAGCTGTTCTACTGGGCGCACGCCAGCTTCGTCGATCAGGTCATCTACAACACCGACACGTTCATCCGCCGCCTGTCCCGTGCCGAGAAGGAACAGATCTTCAACGAGGGCAAGCTCTGGTACAGCCTGTATGGCGTCAGCGATCGGGGACAACCGCAGACCTACGACGACTTCCTGGCCTACTGGGACGAGATGCTCGACCGGTTCGTCCCGCACAAGACCGTGCTGTACGGCACCGGCTACATCCGCAAGGGCATACCGGGGCCACGCCGGATCCCCAAGCCGGTCTGGAAGGTCCTGTCGGCGCCGTTGAATGCCTACACCCGGCTGGTCGTGGTGGGAACCCTGCCGCCGCAGATGCGCGAGGTGTGCCAGCTGCCGTGGGATGCTAAGAAGGAGAAGCGTTTTCAGCGCATCGCCTCGGCTATCCGCGCGCTCAACCCGCTTTTCAACCGGCTTCCGATCCGGGTGCTCTACACGAGCTGGGCGGCCGACGCGTGGAGCCGCGCGGGCGTCGACCCGCGCCCGCTGCACAACCGGCCGGCCGGGTAA
- a CDS encoding TetR/AcrR family transcriptional regulator, whose amino-acid sequence MQSEPGSAVAEALTGLDRTILDTARSVFETYGVRRANIDDIAARAGVSRSTIYRRFPTKENLFAQVVRREAGLFFITLDQATRGCDPQQAVVEAFALGVRLVQDSPLYSRIADSEPELFGLFSRSHAFPIRQFADGIAYTLRRCGADAADSDLNNIADILLRVALGIIVFPTDRLDTSDPAAVREYAARYLVPIISVAANAPRLSAP is encoded by the coding sequence ATGCAGTCCGAACCGGGTTCTGCCGTTGCCGAGGCGCTCACCGGTCTCGATCGCACCATCTTGGACACCGCGCGCAGCGTGTTCGAAACCTATGGCGTGCGTCGCGCCAATATCGACGACATTGCCGCGCGGGCGGGGGTCAGCCGCAGCACCATCTACCGTCGTTTCCCGACCAAAGAGAACCTGTTCGCACAGGTGGTGCGGCGCGAGGCCGGCCTGTTCTTCATCACCCTGGACCAAGCGACACGGGGCTGCGATCCGCAACAGGCGGTGGTCGAGGCCTTCGCACTCGGGGTTCGCCTGGTTCAAGACTCACCGCTGTATTCGCGGATCGCCGACAGCGAACCCGAACTGTTCGGCCTGTTCTCCCGCTCGCACGCATTCCCAATTCGCCAGTTCGCCGACGGGATCGCCTACACCCTGCGGCGTTGCGGCGCCGACGCGGCCGACTCCGATCTGAACAACATCGCCGACATCCTGCTTCGCGTCGCGTTGGGCATCATCGTCTTTCCCACCGACCGGCTCGACACCTCGGACCCGGCCGCGGTTCGCGAGTACGCCGCCCGCTATCTGGTCCCGATCATCAGCGTGGCCGCCAACGCACCTCGATTGTCGGCACCCTGA
- a CDS encoding adenylate/guanylate cyclase domain-containing protein has product MAGSSAAPRTRYASCGEIDIAYQVFGDGPIDLLMLPGPLIPIDCVDLEPSMYRFHRRLASFCRVIRFDQRGIGLSSRVPSLDMLGPESWANDALAVMDAVGCERATIFAPGFTTLAAIVLAADHADRVSSLVIANGAARTLRGPDYPIGAELEAADQFTTVGMEPDAVEQGFDMLGIIAPSVADDEAFRSWWDMAGNRAASPSMARAFINKIREGDVRDRLPRVAVPTLILHRDNQDFSPVEHAHYLAGHIAGSRLVECPGEDALYWVGDTAPMLDEIEEFITGVRGGSDAERLLTTIVFTDIVGSTERAAILGDHRWRDLLDNHDRIVRHELQRFSGREVNTAGDGFVATFSSPSAAIACADALVDAVRVLGIEVRVGIHAGEVEVRGADVAGMAVHIGARVAALAAPGEVLVSSTLRDIVTGSRHRFGDHGETALKGVPGYWRLYALVREHAAVRR; this is encoded by the coding sequence GTGGCTGGGAGTTCTGCGGCTCCGCGGACCCGGTACGCCAGTTGCGGCGAGATCGACATCGCCTATCAGGTCTTTGGCGATGGCCCGATCGACCTGCTCATGCTGCCGGGCCCGTTGATCCCGATCGACTGCGTCGACCTCGAGCCGTCGATGTACCGCTTCCATCGCCGACTCGCGTCGTTCTGCCGGGTGATCCGGTTCGACCAGCGCGGCATCGGCCTGTCGTCGCGGGTTCCCTCGTTGGACATGCTCGGCCCGGAATCGTGGGCCAACGATGCGCTCGCGGTCATGGACGCGGTGGGATGCGAGCGGGCAACCATCTTCGCCCCGGGGTTCACCACGCTGGCCGCGATCGTTCTCGCGGCCGACCATGCCGACCGGGTGAGCAGCCTGGTCATCGCCAACGGCGCGGCACGCACGCTGCGTGGCCCCGATTACCCCATCGGCGCCGAGCTCGAGGCCGCCGATCAATTCACCACGGTCGGGATGGAGCCCGACGCCGTCGAGCAGGGTTTCGACATGCTCGGCATCATCGCGCCCTCCGTCGCGGACGACGAGGCGTTCCGCTCGTGGTGGGACATGGCCGGTAACCGGGCCGCGTCGCCCAGCATGGCCCGCGCCTTCATCAACAAGATCAGGGAGGGCGACGTCCGCGACAGGCTGCCCCGGGTCGCCGTGCCGACGCTGATCCTGCATCGCGACAACCAGGACTTCAGCCCCGTCGAGCACGCGCACTATCTCGCCGGGCACATCGCCGGTTCGCGCCTCGTCGAGTGCCCGGGCGAGGATGCCCTGTACTGGGTGGGCGACACCGCGCCCATGCTCGACGAGATCGAGGAGTTCATCACCGGGGTTCGCGGCGGCTCCGACGCCGAACGGTTGCTCACCACCATCGTCTTCACCGACATCGTCGGCTCCACCGAGCGCGCCGCGATCCTGGGTGACCATCGTTGGCGCGACCTACTGGACAACCACGACCGGATCGTGCGCCACGAACTGCAGCGCTTCAGTGGCCGCGAAGTCAACACGGCCGGAGACGGATTCGTCGCGACGTTCAGCAGCCCGAGCGCGGCGATCGCCTGCGCCGACGCCCTCGTGGACGCCGTTCGCGTGCTGGGCATCGAGGTGCGGGTCGGCATCCACGCCGGCGAAGTCGAGGTGCGCGGCGCAGACGTGGCGGGTATGGCCGTGCACATCGGCGCGCGGGTGGCCGCACTCGCAGCACCCGGCGAGGTGCTGGTGTCCTCCACGCTGCGCGACATCGTCACCGGGTCGCGGCACAGGTTCGGTGACCACGGCGAGACGGCGCTCAAGGGGGTACCAGGTTACTGGCGCCTGTACGCCCTGGTCCGCGAGCACGCCGCCGTCCGGCGGTAA
- a CDS encoding methyltransferase domain-containing protein — translation MTDVHISLPPALRRALDLLIDPPADPDVSKGYLDLLGAAPAGGGDVEKNTGPIQAAWASAIGSMLYDNAQALSRRWISAWQLPLEWLAVPQGGIALDVGSGPGNITASLARAAGPEGLALGVDISEPMLARAVRNEAGPQVGFIKADAQRLPLRDNTIDVAISTAVLQLVPDPSAALAEIARVLRPGGRLAVMVPTAGRLARYWQRLPNVGAHAFDDDEIGDVLEDNGFASVRVKNFGTFQWVRGKKG, via the coding sequence ATGACCGACGTGCACATCTCGCTGCCTCCCGCGCTCCGGCGAGCGCTGGATCTGCTCATCGATCCGCCGGCCGATCCCGACGTGAGCAAGGGTTACCTCGACCTGCTCGGCGCCGCCCCGGCCGGGGGCGGCGACGTCGAGAAGAACACCGGCCCGATCCAGGCGGCCTGGGCGTCAGCGATCGGGTCGATGCTCTACGACAATGCCCAGGCACTGTCTCGTCGCTGGATCAGCGCATGGCAACTGCCGCTGGAGTGGTTGGCGGTCCCGCAGGGTGGTATCGCGCTGGACGTCGGCTCGGGTCCGGGCAACATCACCGCGTCGCTGGCGCGCGCCGCCGGTCCCGAGGGGCTGGCCCTCGGTGTCGATATCTCCGAGCCGATGCTTGCCCGGGCCGTCCGCAATGAAGCCGGCCCGCAGGTCGGCTTCATCAAGGCCGATGCGCAACGACTTCCACTGCGCGACAACACGATCGACGTGGCGATTTCGACGGCCGTGCTGCAGTTGGTTCCGGACCCATCCGCGGCCCTTGCCGAGATCGCCCGCGTGCTGCGGCCCGGCGGCAGGCTGGCCGTCATGGTTCCGACCGCCGGGCGCCTGGCCCGGTATTGGCAACGGCTGCCGAACGTCGGGGCGCACGCGTTCGACGACGACGAAATCGGCGATGTGTTGGAAGACAACGGCTTTGCCAGCGTGCGCGTCAAGAACTTCGGCACCTTCCAGTGGGTTCGCGGTAAGAAAGGCTGA
- a CDS encoding SRPBCC family protein: MPDTEAERVVSATRVMSANAARIFELIADPSRQPSWDGNNNLASSAPGQRVHRVGDVFKTTLTNGAVRENHVTEFVEGSKIAWRPAEPNKQPPGHLWRWELSPVNAELTTVTHTYDWTALNDATRLERARATTADMLRESMDRLAMLAQSPE, encoded by the coding sequence ATGCCCGATACGGAAGCTGAACGCGTCGTCAGCGCCACCCGCGTGATGTCAGCCAATGCCGCCCGGATTTTCGAGCTGATCGCCGACCCGTCCCGCCAGCCCAGCTGGGACGGCAACAACAACCTGGCATCGTCCGCTCCCGGGCAACGGGTCCATCGAGTGGGTGACGTATTCAAGACGACGCTGACCAATGGTGCGGTGCGGGAGAATCACGTCACCGAGTTCGTCGAGGGCAGTAAAATCGCTTGGCGCCCAGCCGAACCCAACAAGCAGCCGCCGGGCCACCTGTGGCGTTGGGAGCTCAGCCCGGTCAACGCCGAACTCACCACGGTGACCCACACCTACGACTGGACGGCGCTGAACGACGCCACCCGCCTCGAGCGCGCGCGTGCGACGACGGCGGACATGCTGCGCGAGTCGATGGATCGGCTCGCGATGCTGGCGCAATCGCCGGAATAA
- a CDS encoding SDR family oxidoreductase, translating to MVNVKGSTVVVTGGQRGLGKAIVAELLERGAAKVYATARAPKPSQDPRVVSVELDVTKPESVAALAVSAPDADIVINNAGVLGARKLLDSDIEEVRAVFETNYFGALRVAKAFAPILAGNGGGALVDIASILSWMPGSGGYGDSKAALWSTTNSLRIELEKQGTLVVAAHLSFTDTDMTSGFDAPKNDPRQVARAIVDGIEADDTEVLADDDTRYVKAALSGPVETLPRMG from the coding sequence ATGGTCAACGTCAAGGGGTCGACGGTGGTGGTCACCGGCGGGCAGCGCGGTCTCGGCAAGGCCATCGTGGCGGAGTTGCTGGAACGGGGCGCAGCCAAGGTTTACGCGACTGCGCGGGCGCCAAAGCCCAGTCAGGATCCCCGGGTAGTCAGCGTCGAATTGGACGTTACCAAGCCCGAGTCGGTGGCGGCCCTGGCTGTTTCGGCTCCGGACGCCGACATCGTCATCAACAACGCGGGCGTACTCGGCGCGCGCAAGCTGCTCGACAGCGACATCGAGGAAGTACGCGCCGTGTTCGAGACGAACTACTTCGGCGCGCTCCGGGTCGCTAAGGCGTTCGCGCCGATCCTGGCCGGCAACGGTGGTGGCGCCCTGGTCGACATCGCCTCGATCTTGTCCTGGATGCCCGGATCCGGCGGGTATGGCGACTCCAAGGCGGCGCTGTGGTCGACAACCAATTCGCTGCGTATCGAGCTCGAGAAGCAAGGCACCCTGGTCGTTGCCGCGCACCTCAGCTTCACCGACACCGACATGACCTCCGGCTTCGACGCACCCAAGAACGACCCGCGCCAGGTGGCGCGCGCGATCGTGGACGGCATCGAGGCGGACGACACCGAGGTGCTGGCCGACGACGACACCCGCTACGTCAAGGCGGCCCTGTCCGGCCCGGTCGAGACGCTGCCCCGGATGGGGTGA
- a CDS encoding CGNR zinc finger domain-containing protein, with translation MVQDFLNTRAIDGYGPDLLANPENAGDWAATAVRAWSSVRDVDLSSPELRDADLVKLRALRTTIGRLVAGEPPSRRGVGGVGAFFTLSDAGEVRLDPSGSGWRWLASALWGEILLSQQAGTWRRIKRCHNHRCGSTFYDRSKNNSGVWHDVKTCGNAVNLRASRARRRERDRAAGSGLLPEQAVPVVETPPDAGPR, from the coding sequence CTGGTCCAGGACTTCCTCAACACGAGGGCTATCGACGGGTACGGGCCGGACCTGCTGGCCAACCCGGAGAATGCCGGCGACTGGGCGGCCACCGCGGTGCGGGCGTGGTCGTCCGTCCGCGATGTGGATTTGTCGTCACCGGAGTTGCGTGACGCGGATTTGGTCAAGCTGCGCGCCTTGCGGACCACCATCGGGCGGCTGGTGGCCGGCGAACCGCCGAGCCGTCGGGGCGTCGGCGGTGTCGGTGCATTTTTCACGCTGTCCGACGCCGGTGAGGTGCGGCTGGACCCCAGCGGCAGCGGTTGGCGCTGGCTGGCATCGGCCCTGTGGGGCGAGATCCTGCTGAGCCAGCAAGCCGGTACCTGGCGGCGGATCAAGCGCTGCCACAACCACCGGTGCGGTTCGACGTTCTACGACCGCTCGAAGAACAACAGCGGGGTCTGGCACGACGTCAAGACGTGCGGCAACGCCGTCAACCTGCGGGCCTCCCGGGCCCGGCGGCGCGAACGCGATCGGGCCGCGGGCTCAGGCCTTCTGCCAGAGCAGGCGGTACCGGTAGTAGAGACCCCGCCGGATGCGGGCCCCCGGTAG
- a CDS encoding class I SAM-dependent methyltransferase — translation MNDYAKHDFYWNHNSAYHPWLIGIASRNRGDVLEVGCGEGLLAQRLAAVSRRVVGIDADPISVWRASERLQPIGNASVELLPFEDLEPAERSFDPITFVASLHHLRLRAALQKAREMLRPAGKLAVIGLSANKSVADWVWAGLCTPAAYAGSLLHRETRNIGVAVADPRESLAEIRRTTRDVLPGARIRRGLYYRYRLLWQKA, via the coding sequence GTGAATGACTACGCGAAGCACGACTTCTACTGGAACCACAACAGCGCCTATCACCCCTGGCTGATCGGTATCGCCTCGCGGAACCGCGGCGATGTCCTGGAGGTCGGATGCGGGGAGGGGCTGCTTGCTCAGCGGTTAGCCGCGGTATCACGCCGCGTCGTGGGCATCGATGCGGATCCGATATCGGTGTGGCGCGCATCGGAGCGATTGCAGCCGATCGGAAACGCCTCGGTGGAACTGCTGCCGTTCGAGGATCTCGAGCCGGCCGAGCGTTCCTTCGATCCCATCACCTTCGTTGCCAGCCTGCATCATCTGCGGCTGCGCGCCGCATTGCAGAAGGCGCGCGAGATGCTTCGCCCCGCAGGCAAATTGGCTGTCATCGGACTGTCCGCCAACAAGAGCGTCGCCGACTGGGTGTGGGCCGGTCTTTGTACACCGGCGGCATACGCGGGTTCGTTGCTGCACCGGGAAACTCGCAACATCGGGGTCGCGGTCGCCGATCCCCGCGAAAGTCTGGCCGAGATCCGGCGGACCACAAGGGACGTCCTACCGGGGGCCCGCATCCGGCGGGGTCTCTACTACCGGTACCGCCTGCTCTGGCAGAAGGCCTGA
- a CDS encoding SDR family oxidoreductase: MGTYAITGSASGMGRETAQRLRDNGHTIIGVDIKDADIVADLSSPDGRKEAADRVLAASDNRLDGAVLAAGLGPSPGRDRVRQIAAVNYFGVVELLAAWRSALATAEGAKVVVVASNSTTTVPAVPRRAVKALLDHDADKALRAVRLMGPAAPTMMYAASKIAVSRWVRRHAVLPEWAGSGVRLNALSPGAIMTPLLQEQLSDPRQAKAVRSFPVPLGGFGDAGHMAEWMCFMLSDAADFLCGSVVFVDGGTDAYFRSDDWPKPVPAHRLLGYLRRFKGFH, from the coding sequence ATGGGGACCTATGCGATTACCGGGTCGGCTTCGGGGATGGGCCGCGAGACCGCGCAGCGTCTTCGGGACAACGGGCACACCATCATCGGTGTCGACATCAAGGACGCCGACATCGTCGCCGATCTGTCGTCGCCAGATGGACGCAAAGAGGCCGCCGACCGCGTCTTGGCGGCCTCCGACAACAGACTGGACGGCGCGGTGCTGGCGGCCGGTCTGGGTCCCAGCCCCGGCCGGGATCGGGTCCGCCAGATCGCCGCGGTCAACTATTTCGGGGTAGTCGAATTGCTGGCCGCCTGGCGCTCGGCGCTGGCCACCGCCGAAGGCGCGAAGGTCGTTGTCGTCGCTAGTAATTCGACAACAACGGTGCCCGCGGTGCCGCGCCGGGCCGTCAAGGCGCTGCTTGATCACGATGCCGACAAGGCGCTGCGAGCGGTGCGGCTGATGGGTCCGGCGGCGCCGACGATGATGTATGCGGCTTCCAAGATCGCTGTCAGCCGTTGGGTGCGGCGACACGCGGTGCTGCCGGAATGGGCCGGGTCGGGCGTGCGCCTGAACGCCCTGTCGCCCGGCGCGATCATGACACCGCTTCTGCAAGAACAATTGTCGGACCCCCGGCAGGCCAAGGCCGTCCGGTCGTTCCCGGTCCCGCTTGGCGGCTTCGGTGACGCGGGACACATGGCGGAGTGGATGTGTTTCATGTTGTCCGATGCCGCCGATTTCCTGTGCGGCAGTGTAGTGTTTGTCGACGGGGGCACTGACGCGTATTTCCGCTCCGACGACTGGCCCAAACCGGTGCCGGCACACCGTTTGCTTGGTTATCTACGCCGGTTCAAGGGTTTTCACTAG